A genomic segment from Acidimicrobiales bacterium encodes:
- the rpsL gene encoding 30S ribosomal protein S12 gives MPTIQQLVRKGRQSKTSKVKTPALKGAPQRRGVCTRVFTHTPKKPNSALRKVARVRLTGGVEVTAYIPGEGHNLQEHSIVLVRGGRVRDLPGVRYKIIRGTLDTAGVRDRKQARSRYGAKKEG, from the coding sequence GTGCCCACCATCCAGCAGCTGGTCCGCAAGGGTCGGCAGTCCAAGACGTCGAAAGTGAAGACACCGGCACTGAAGGGCGCGCCCCAGCGGCGTGGCGTCTGTACCCGCGTGTTCACCCACACGCCCAAGAAGCCGAACTCGGCGCTCCGCAAGGTCGCCCGTGTCCGCCTCACCGGCGGGGTTGAGGTCACGGCCTACATCCCCGGTGAAGGGCACAACCTGCAGGAGCACTCCATCGTGCTCGTCCGCGGTGGCCGCGTCCGCGACCTCCCCGGCGTCCGCTACAAGATCATCCGCGGCACGCTCGACACCGCCGGTGTCCGCGACCGCAAGCAGGCCCGTAGCCGCTACGGCGCCAAGAAAGAAGGCTGA